From the Papaver somniferum cultivar HN1 chromosome 2, ASM357369v1, whole genome shotgun sequence genome, the window CGCAGCTAAAGGCTTGGAATACTTGCATGATAAAGCAAACCCACCTGTTATTCATAGAAATCTCAAATCATCCCATATTCTTCTTGGTGAAGGATATCACCCGAAGCTATCAGATTTCGGGCTTGCTAAACTGGGTCCGACTGGAGGCAAAACTCACATCTCAACAAGAGTCATCGGATCAACTGCTTATCGTGATCCTGAGTATGCAATGACTGGTAAACTCACTCTAAAATCAGATATCTACAGTTTCGGCATAGTCTTGCTTGAACTTATCACAGGGCGCAAAGCAGTTGATACCACTGCCCCCCGGGAAGAGAAGAATCTAGTTGAATGGGtaaatttttgtttcattttgattccaatttttcttgtgttatgtaaatcatcaaaaatctcaTCATCAATActggaatgcaatttttgcactTATTTCGAACCATTTGCCCACCAGATCATGTTCCTGTGTTCCTTGTATTCAGATCCCTTTTTATCCCTTAATAGATTCTTGTGATGTGGTTTTTGCAGGCTAGACCTTTCTTTAAGGACCGTAAGAAGTTCCCAAAGATGGCTGATCCATTGTTGCAAGGTCGTTATCCAATGCGAGGCCTTTACCAGGCTCTTGCTGCTGCAGCTATGTGTTTGCAACCAGATGCTGAAGCTAGACCTGTCATTGGAGATGTTGTAACAGCACTCTCATATTTAGCTTCGCAAACTTACGACCCAAATTCTAATCAGAATAACGTTGTTGTTAGCATATCTGCATTTATGGACAAGGAAGCTCAGAAAAGTACTGGTGATTCATCTGGTAGACAGAAAAAAAAGGGATGGCAGTTCTGACAGAACAAATAGATAACCGTGAGGTAAGTTTGTTGCCAAGACCGGAATTTTTCATGTTTTAAATCATTAAGGATGGTAATCCTAActattagattagtcttcatctgaTATGCATCAAGTAAATGTCTGAAACTGCAGGTAAATTATGACAAATTGCAACTCTTACGAAACATCTGTGGAAGCCATGTCTGAAAGAAAGGAATGCCTATCATTGTCCTGCCAAACAAATCTGAAAACCGGCATTATTTGCATGGCTCGTATTCTGGTTGATCCCATCTGTACTTGGCATCGCATTTTTTCACTAACAGAGAATGAAAACTGGCAAGCTTACCTCTATATGTACTAGTTTCTGTATAGAAGATTGATTTTTATAATCTGACACCGTGTAACCTGTAGCTGTAGATGCCACTTTTTGTGTTGGAATGGGAATTTCTGGTTCTATAATTTGTTTTTACATATCTGGAACTTAAATAGCCGATCATGTTAGAAACTGAACATCCTTAACTTCTCATGTGGGCCTGAGCATGCGATTGAGACACGGGGTTTGATTTTCCAGACGGTCATAAAACATGGAGCTCCACAGTCGACATTAAACTTTAAGAAATTAGAACCGATTTCTGAGGGCTGCATTTGGATTATGCCTTATAATTTTTGAAGTAAAATGTGTCCTAGGTAGTAAATCTTTCTTTCTAAGACCAACCACAGTCACGATCAAATTTGGAGACTATACCCACATTTGGTCCGAAAGTTGAGCGCAGTGAGATGGACTATAGTTACATTTGGTCACGGACTATAGCGGGGCGCACATATAATGTGCGTCTAAGGTTAGGCGTAAATATGGTGAGCGTCTAGGAGTACGAGTGAGCATAGTGAAGGATGTTCACGTAGACCGATTGTGAGCGTCTAGGCGTAAATATGATCGGCTAGCTTGGGGTCTAGTGTGATTATTCGGGATCTACGACTACAAGACaaaaataggcctgttttttATAAAAATAGGTCTGTTTTTTATGGTTTGCAAAActaggcctgtttttttttttatttattgcaaaactaggcaagttttgaccaaaagtgatggatggaaagatAACACCCTTAGCTgtaactaaaaagacctaaaagtcctttgAATCGGTTATTGTGACCCAACCAGATGTATGTTGACTCTGTATACGTCACCACATAGTGCGTACGTGGCACTGCTTACGTGGCAgtcttatcttcttctccataaatCTTGTCCATAAATGAACATCTCCACAACCACATAATTCTGATTCTCTtcattttcagatctgaaaaaaTGGGTGGTGGTATGAATGACAAAGCAAGTACTTCAAGTAGTATAGTAGTATGTTTAGTGTGTGAAATGGAAGAAGATCATGAAACAAAGACATGTCCATGGGTTTATTCAAGGTGCAAACATGTACCTTGTAATGGAGTAAGAGCTTTGTTGAGGTCTAAAACAGATGTAAGTAATGGAAAGTTGTTCTTGAAATGCTTGAATCCTACCTGCAACTACTTTGAGTGGTTTTCTCAAGCTTCTTCCCATTATTCAGCACTTCCAATCAAGCTTCCATCAGCTCATGGTTGTATTGCCTGTGGAGAAGACAATCACAGTGTTACAAACTCCACTGAAGCTTCAAAAATGCTTTAAAGACCACTGCAACTCTTAATTAGAACTGAAGATATGCAAAAATCAACATAATTTCAACATAGCATACCTTGTGTGCAAGAAGAAATCCTGTGATGCATTCAGATGGGCTTCAGATGCTCTTGTCATTGAAAGCAAAGAAACAATGAAGGGTAAAGTGTATGAAATATGTAAggaatttaagaaaaatctgaaaATGTAGCCTGCAACAATTTTAcaataaatttattttaatttcagAACTTGCATTGTCTTACAAAAGCATCCATTCACCCATTCACAAAAGATAaccaaattgaaacacaaaatcAACCATACTGTTCAGATCCAgtcacaaaacaaaaacaaaagagaccAACACAAACATAGAATCAGATTTTCATGtacttctttggtttcttcttctttccctttggATCTGCAACTGTGAAGGTGACTTTGTTGTTGATGGATCCAACATGTTTTCTATTATGATTGAAAGCAGGTTGAGAAGAAGCCTTTTTCTTACTCCCTTGGCCTGATTTTGCAGCACCTTGTTTAGAAGATTCACCAACACATGTTTTGGAACTGTTGTTGTTCTTCATTCCATCCTTAGCAGTGGTAGATGCACCTGCAGAAGCACTAACAACTGGTTTCTTTCTGTTGTACTTCCTTTTTGATGGTTCAGGGACATAAGTAGATGATGTTGAGCCATCAACACAGGTTCTAGGCTTGTTTCCCTATGGATTCTTTCCAACCTCTCCACCACCACAAGTTACTGCATAGTGACCATAAACTCCACACTTCTTacactttctcattttcttcacacTTCCAGCTTCATCATAAGAAGGAATCCTCTTCTTCCTTGGCCTTTTAGCTTTCCTTATGATAACAGGAGGATTAATGAACTCTACCAGTATATTATACACAAAGAGAAGATATTGGTTAAGATATGAAACCCTTAAAGGTTGTGTACTATATAAAGCATGTAtgaaactgatgtagttttgaaagtggtagtaaagttcgttcaactcggattgtctaaaggtttgttttaagaactaagaataaaagtattaaaaatatattcacaaggtgtcacgaatatcgagagagactgagactcaggattccaccaaattccattcatgtgattcaaatagtAATTCCatcaattataaatcaaatattaaaaatatggactcttattctttgccaaaaagtagatttttgaaaagtaatgattgtaaatcaaaagcatgatgtatcaaaaatacatagaccaagcatacaccatcaaacgaaatcacacccattcaataaaaatcataaatcgattaaaaatcaatgcaaatagtcataaaagaattattagaattaccacatgcgtgaaatagggcttcctctgtcatcccagtgttggggtttagctcctcatatttatCACTTGCTCAAAACACatatttatagcccaaaagttgattaaaagagtgaaaagaataaaatcagtgaatctgcaacccacagaaggcgtccagaaaagaacgataaaactgaagtgttgtttctgttgttttaagactgctaGTCGTCTGTCCTTTTTACtgtagaagaacgactgtctttgaaagtctgttcttcgtgttcttcattggcagcagcagcagcagagacgtaacttcctgcaactctgattctcgcctcctgagctctcctctcgaccccaaacctctccgttccagacgggcgatgaaccgttgaagtcgactcaggccaccgactccgatgtcagtgtacgaacccgaggggccgagacagtatcgtaactgtcgtccttccttgcaaacagtttatatttaatcttaacccttccgtagggtttaaaaataatgtccaagaatgtccaaaaagtccaaaaataaaaatgtccaaaaaggaaaagaaaaattacaaaaataataccctatttacagtttctaaaaacaaaacaaaataactatatacaaaatcttcttcttcattcctttcggattcctcttttctttccttctttggctatgctttccttttataacactttttcttcccttgtagcttcgctccaaatctgaaaagaatcgaaaaataccaaaggcgtaaaagagaacaaaaattctaaaagaaataaaataaatctaaaacctaatacaaatccgcgtcggcggcgccaaaaattgatgtagttttgaaagtggtagtaaagttcgttcaactcggattgtgtaaaggttttttttaagaactaagaataaaaatactaaaaatatattcacaaggttgtcacgaatatcgagagagactgagactcaggattccaccaaatttcattcatgtgattcaaataataattccaatcaattatagatcaaatattaaaaatatggactcttattctttgccaaaaagtagattttgaaaagtaatgattgtaaatcaaaatcatgatgtatcaaaaatacatggaccaagcatacaccatcaaacgaaatcacacccattcaataaaaatcataaatcgattaaaaatcaatgcaaatagtcataaaagaattattagaattaccacatgcgtgaaatagggcttcctccgtcatcccagtgttggggtttagcttctcatattaatcacttgctcaaaatatatgtttatagctcaaaaagtgtttacaagaggtgaaacaataaaacagaaaaattgcaacagaaataactgatgcaaaggcgctgttcaattgttacagtgaaagaaaaggtgacggacagttcagctgttacagagaagtgatgttgcgaatttgagacgatgttcttccttgcaacgtttgttcttcagcagcagaaacacgtaacttcctgcaactctgattctcgcctcctgagtgcTTTAAACTACTCCAAACTCTTCGTCCTccttctaggggacctaagcatcctatttatacacaaaagggtcattgaatctttcccaaatcgcttcgaaatctcttctttccttccttggcagtcacgagaataatctcttccctaattcgtttcacgcgtttctgagctctcccaattatatcaaactcttccttagatagaatatgtatctttggaacgaatttcttgcctttaatctctcttaatgtccaaaaacaaactcgacagggacttgtttccttatttgctctgtttcctttttccggcaattccagcccaattcgatcggtccaattgcttctaatgaacttgttaagtcatatcaagtccagcccaatcaatttccggtattgaatctctttaaaacttcccaaagcttcacgtccaaaatctgcagacatgaagtctcttttcccgcaaatatttc encodes:
- the LOC113349611 gene encoding serine/threonine-protein kinase PBL27-like; translated protein: MNCFACSSRLTTDMEINEDDRSECRSPVSSVNSSGDGGRRTSTRGRSVSKAGPSAPAANAAATTFTYQELAYATENFKPELLLGEGENGRIYKGCLQNTRQVVAVKQLNRENGSSSRMFLTEVLMLSLLHHPNTVDLIGYCAEGNHLLLVYEFMPLGSLGDHLHDLPPTKEPLDWNMRMKIAAGAAKGLEYLHDKANPPVIHRNLKSSHILLGEGYHPKLSDFGLAKLGPTGGKTHISTRVIGSTAYRDPEYAMTGKLTLKSDIYSFGIVLLELITGRKAVDTTAPREEKNLVEWARPFFKDRKKFPKMADPLLQGRYPMRGLYQALAAAAMCLQPDAEARPVIGDVVTALSYLASQTYDPNSNQNNVVVSISAFMDKEAQKSTGDSSGRQKKKGWQF